A genomic stretch from Thauera sp. GDN1 includes:
- the fabF gene encoding beta-ketoacyl-ACP synthase II codes for MSRRRVVVTGLGVISPVGNTVPEAWENLIAGKSGIGPITRFDASNFAARIAGEVKGFDVAEYLSAKEARRMDVFIHYGMAAGIQAIRDSGIEVTEANADRIGVNIGSGIGGLPMIEETHDDFLGGGPRKISPFFIPGTIINMISGNLSIMFGMKGPNLAVVTACTTGLHAIGMSARMIEYGDADVMVCGGAESTVTNLAIGGFASAKALSTRNDDPATASRPWDKDRDGFVLGEGAGVMVIEEYEHAVRRGAKIYAELSGFGMSGDAYHMTAPNTDGPRRSMLNALKNAGVNPDQVHYLNAHGTSTPLGDKNETDAIKLAFGEDNARKLVVNSTKSMTGHLLGGAGGLESVFTVLAVHNQISPPTINIFEQDPECDLDYCANVAREMKIDVALKNNFGFGGTNGTLVFRRV; via the coding sequence GTGTCGCGTCGTAGAGTCGTCGTCACCGGTCTCGGCGTGATCTCGCCGGTCGGCAATACTGTTCCCGAAGCCTGGGAAAACCTGATCGCTGGCAAGAGCGGCATTGGTCCGATCACGCGTTTCGACGCAAGCAATTTCGCCGCCCGCATCGCCGGCGAGGTCAAGGGCTTCGACGTTGCCGAATACCTCTCCGCCAAGGAAGCGCGCCGCATGGATGTCTTCATCCACTACGGCATGGCGGCGGGCATCCAGGCCATCCGCGACTCCGGCATCGAAGTGACCGAAGCCAACGCCGACCGCATCGGCGTCAATATCGGCTCCGGCATCGGCGGCCTGCCGATGATCGAGGAAACGCACGACGATTTCCTCGGCGGCGGCCCGCGCAAGATTTCGCCCTTCTTCATTCCCGGCACGATCATCAACATGATCTCCGGCAACCTGTCGATCATGTTCGGCATGAAGGGCCCCAACCTGGCGGTGGTAACCGCCTGCACCACCGGACTCCATGCGATCGGTATGAGCGCGCGCATGATCGAATACGGCGATGCCGACGTGATGGTGTGCGGTGGCGCCGAGTCGACCGTCACCAACCTGGCCATCGGCGGCTTCGCGTCCGCCAAGGCGCTGTCCACCCGCAACGACGATCCGGCGACCGCCAGCCGTCCGTGGGACAAGGATCGCGACGGCTTCGTGCTCGGCGAGGGCGCCGGCGTGATGGTGATCGAGGAGTACGAGCACGCGGTCAGGCGCGGCGCCAAGATCTACGCCGAGCTGTCCGGCTTCGGCATGAGCGGCGACGCCTATCACATGACCGCCCCGAACACCGATGGCCCGCGGCGCAGCATGCTCAACGCGCTCAAGAACGCCGGCGTGAATCCGGATCAGGTGCATTACCTGAATGCCCACGGCACCTCCACGCCGCTCGGCGACAAGAACGAGACCGATGCGATCAAGCTCGCCTTCGGTGAGGACAACGCCCGCAAGCTGGTGGTGAACTCCACCAAGTCGATGACCGGGCACCTGCTCGGTGGCGCCGGCGGCCTTGAGTCGGTGTTCACCGTCCTCGCGGTGCACAACCAGATCTCGCCGCCGACGATCAACATCTTCGAACAGGATCCAGAGTGCGATCTGGACTACTGCGCCAACGTGGCGCGCGAGATGAAGATCGACGTGGCGCTGAAGAACAACTTCGGCTTCGGCGGTACCAACGGCACGCTGGTTTTCCGTCGCGTCTGA
- the nadB gene encoding L-aspartate oxidase, translating into MLKQYDVLILGSGTAGQSMALRLADHLRVALVTKRELADSASNWAQGGIAAVLDTADSVEAHIQDTFVAGAGLCNPESTRFVVENGKHAIEWLIDRGVPFTREADSQLGYHLTREGGHSHRRIIHAADATGAAVQTTLGEHVRNHPNIDIFEHHIAVDLVIGDKIGQPGAGCLGAYVLDIEADKVVTFAARNTVLATGGTGKVYLYTTNPDVATGDGVAMAWRAGCRVGNMEFIQFHPTCLYHPQAKSFLISEAVRGEGGLLKLPDGTRFMPEHDPREELAPRDVVARAIDFEMKKRGLDCVYLDISHKPADWLRGHFPNIYARCLELGIDITREPIPVVPAAHYSCGGIVTDLAARTDVPGLYSVGESAFTGLHGANRLASNSLLECLVFGEAAARDILAKPRQTAPVLPDWDESRVTDADEEVVISHNWAELRRAMWDYVGIVRTTKRLRRAQHRIRLLAREIHEFYSNFRVSNDLIELRNLVVTADLIVRCALKRKESRGLHHSSDYPDTLVRARDTILRPPARSGKAR; encoded by the coding sequence TTGCTGAAACAGTACGACGTACTCATCCTTGGCAGCGGCACGGCCGGCCAATCCATGGCGCTGCGCCTCGCCGACCATCTGCGCGTTGCCCTCGTGACCAAGCGCGAGCTCGCCGACAGCGCGAGCAACTGGGCGCAGGGAGGGATCGCGGCGGTGCTCGACACCGCCGACAGCGTGGAAGCCCACATCCAGGACACCTTCGTCGCCGGTGCCGGCCTGTGCAATCCGGAATCGACCCGCTTCGTGGTCGAGAACGGAAAGCACGCCATCGAATGGCTGATCGACCGTGGCGTTCCCTTCACCCGCGAGGCGGACTCCCAGCTCGGGTATCACCTGACCCGCGAAGGCGGACACTCGCATCGCCGCATCATCCACGCCGCCGACGCCACCGGCGCCGCGGTGCAGACCACGCTCGGCGAGCATGTGCGCAACCACCCGAACATCGACATCTTCGAACACCACATCGCGGTCGATCTGGTGATCGGCGACAAGATCGGCCAGCCCGGCGCAGGTTGCCTGGGCGCCTACGTGCTCGACATCGAGGCCGACAAGGTCGTCACCTTCGCCGCGCGCAACACCGTGCTCGCCACCGGTGGCACCGGCAAGGTCTATCTGTATACGACCAACCCAGACGTCGCGACCGGCGACGGCGTGGCGATGGCCTGGCGGGCGGGCTGCCGGGTCGGCAACATGGAGTTCATCCAGTTCCACCCGACCTGCCTCTACCACCCGCAGGCCAAATCCTTCCTGATTTCCGAAGCCGTCCGCGGCGAGGGCGGGCTGCTGAAGCTGCCTGACGGCACCCGCTTCATGCCCGAGCACGACCCGCGCGAGGAACTCGCCCCACGCGACGTCGTCGCCCGCGCGATCGACTTCGAGATGAAGAAGCGCGGCCTCGACTGCGTCTACCTCGACATCAGCCACAAGCCTGCCGACTGGCTGCGCGGCCACTTCCCGAACATCTACGCGCGCTGCCTGGAACTGGGCATCGACATCACCCGGGAGCCGATCCCGGTGGTGCCGGCGGCGCACTATTCCTGCGGCGGCATCGTCACCGACCTCGCCGCGCGCACCGACGTGCCCGGACTCTATTCGGTGGGCGAATCGGCCTTCACCGGCCTGCACGGCGCCAACCGCCTGGCGAGCAACTCGCTGCTGGAGTGCCTGGTATTCGGCGAGGCCGCAGCGCGCGACATCCTCGCCAAACCGCGCCAGACCGCCCCGGTGCTGCCCGACTGGGACGAGAGCCGGGTGACCGACGCCGACGAGGAAGTGGTCATCTCGCACAACTGGGCCGAGCTGCGGCGGGCGATGTGGGATTACGTCGGCATCGTGCGCACCACCAAGCGCCTGCGCCGTGCGCAGCACCGTATCCGCCTGCTGGCGCGCGAGATCCACGAGTTCTACTCGAACTTCCGGGTCAGCAACGACCTCATCGAGCTGCGCAACCTGGTGGTGACCGCCGACCTGATCGTGCGCTGCGCGCTCAAGCGCAAGGAAAGCCGCGGCCTGCACCATTCGAGCGACTACCCCGATACCCTCGTTCGCGCGCGCGACACCATCCTGCGCCCCCCGGCCAGGAGCGGGAAGGCACGCTGA
- the rpoE gene encoding RNA polymerase sigma factor RpoE, which yields MSDREIDQQLVERVQRGDKQAFGLLVSKYQRKLNRLLSRLIRDSAEVEDVAQETFIKAYRALGSFRGDSAFYTWLYRIGINTAKNYLVSQGRRAPTSTSFDSEEAETFEDGDQLRDINTPERLMMTRQIGETVDEAMAALPEELRTAIMLRELEGLSYEEIANIMECPIGTVRSRIFRAREAIAERLRPLLDTAPDKRW from the coding sequence ATGAGCGATCGTGAAATCGATCAGCAACTCGTCGAGCGCGTCCAGCGCGGCGACAAGCAGGCATTCGGTCTGCTGGTATCCAAGTACCAGCGCAAGCTGAATCGCTTGCTATCCAGGCTGATCCGCGACTCCGCAGAAGTCGAGGACGTTGCGCAGGAGACCTTCATCAAGGCCTACCGCGCACTCGGTTCGTTCCGCGGAGATAGTGCGTTTTACACGTGGTTGTACCGTATCGGCATCAATACGGCGAAGAACTACCTTGTATCCCAAGGGCGCAGGGCGCCGACCTCGACCAGTTTCGATTCGGAAGAGGCGGAGACTTTCGAGGACGGCGATCAGTTGCGTGACATCAACACGCCAGAGCGCCTGATGATGACGCGACAGATCGGAGAAACCGTCGATGAAGCGATGGCTGCGCTGCCCGAGGAACTGAGAACCGCCATCATGTTGCGCGAACTCGAAGGCCTGAGCTACGAGGAGATCGCCAACATCATGGAATGCCCGATTGGCACGGTGCGTTCGCGGATCTTCCGTGCGCGCGAAGCGATTGCAGAACGTCTGCGGCCCTTGCTCGATACGGCCCCGGACAAACGTTGGTAG
- a CDS encoding sigma-E factor negative regulatory protein: protein MKDKVSALLDGDLDEQATRMVFDGLRRDPDLRRDWEAYCLIGDVLRGDREGSDDFVSRVMANLDAEPTVLAPRAAPASATRQVWQSLMPIAASVMGVAAVGLVAATLYKQEAPAPQVLAGAPAVKVVSATAPVRPVAQPGNEDVLREYVFAHQGLSRGGPLPAGVQYVRTVSDQRQGIGR from the coding sequence ATGAAGGACAAAGTGTCGGCGCTGCTCGACGGTGATCTCGACGAACAGGCAACGCGCATGGTCTTCGACGGCCTCAGGCGCGACCCGGACTTGAGGCGGGACTGGGAAGCCTACTGCCTGATCGGCGATGTGTTGCGCGGCGACCGTGAGGGTTCGGACGATTTCGTCTCCCGCGTGATGGCCAATCTGGATGCCGAGCCGACGGTGCTCGCGCCGCGCGCCGCGCCGGCCTCGGCGACGCGGCAAGTGTGGCAGTCCCTGATGCCGATCGCTGCATCGGTCATGGGGGTCGCTGCGGTCGGTCTGGTCGCGGCCACGCTGTACAAGCAGGAGGCCCCGGCGCCGCAGGTGCTGGCTGGGGCGCCCGCAGTGAAGGTGGTGAGCGCCACCGCGCCGGTGCGCCCGGTCGCCCAGCCGGGCAACGAGGATGTCCTGCGCGAATACGTGTTCGCCCACCAGGGCCTGTCGCGCGGTGGTCCACTGCCGGCGGGCGTGCAGTACGTTCGCACGGTGTCTGATCAGCGTCAGGGTATCGGCCGATGA
- a CDS encoding MucB/RseB C-terminal domain-containing protein, with translation MRFFAAALGLCALLAQGPAFAEVPSDPLSWLGRISSAGQRLNYVGTFVYQSGGHVETSRIAHRVDASGEHERLEVLDGSPREVIRRGNEVQCVLPDERTVIIDEAGGRRAFPARLPASLSGLAESYRIRKGGISRVAGFEAQELVLEPKDDLRYGHTLWAEMQTGLLLKARMMDEKGGLIEQFSFSDVRIGGDVDAELLESRFEPGEGWRVVNARGSAMPEDDVGWVLAEPLPGYSLSSVMRRPLGRERGQAVHMVFSDGLAAISVFIEPVGKGSAIGLGPVSNGAINIFKRTVNGHLVTALGEAPERAVRLIGDNIRAVER, from the coding sequence ATGAGGTTTTTCGCTGCAGCGCTGGGGCTCTGTGCCTTGCTGGCGCAGGGCCCTGCCTTTGCCGAAGTGCCTTCCGATCCCCTGTCCTGGCTTGGCCGGATCTCCTCGGCCGGGCAGCGGCTCAATTACGTGGGCACCTTCGTCTATCAGTCGGGCGGGCATGTCGAGACCTCGCGCATCGCGCATCGGGTCGATGCCAGCGGCGAGCACGAGCGGCTGGAAGTGCTCGACGGCAGCCCGCGCGAGGTGATCCGGCGCGGCAATGAAGTGCAGTGCGTGCTGCCGGACGAACGTACCGTCATCATCGACGAAGCGGGTGGCCGAAGGGCTTTCCCGGCGCGCCTGCCGGCATCGCTGAGCGGCCTGGCCGAGAGCTATCGCATCCGCAAGGGCGGTATCAGCCGGGTCGCGGGCTTCGAGGCGCAGGAACTGGTGCTGGAGCCGAAGGACGATCTCCGCTATGGCCATACGTTGTGGGCCGAAATGCAGACCGGCCTGCTGCTCAAAGCGCGGATGATGGACGAGAAGGGCGGCCTGATCGAGCAGTTCAGCTTCAGCGACGTGCGCATCGGCGGCGACGTCGACGCCGAACTGCTGGAGTCGCGCTTCGAGCCCGGCGAGGGCTGGCGCGTGGTGAATGCGCGCGGCAGTGCCATGCCCGAGGATGACGTGGGCTGGGTGCTGGCCGAGCCGCTCCCCGGCTACAGCCTGAGTTCGGTGATGCGCCGGCCGCTGGGGCGCGAGCGCGGCCAGGCGGTGCACATGGTGTTCAGCGACGGGCTGGCGGCGATCTCGGTGTTCATCGAGCCGGTGGGCAAGGGCTCGGCGATCGGGCTGGGGCCGGTCTCGAACGGCGCGATCAACATCTTCAAGCGCACGGTGAACGGCCACCTGGTCACCGCGCTCGGTGAGGCGCCGGAGCGCGCGGTACGCCTGATCGGCGACAACATCCGCGCGGTGGAGCGGTGA
- a CDS encoding SoxR reducing system RseC family protein has product MQARARILRVENDVAWLELADVAGGCGRCDEPGGCRSMQLAHAFGGAEKVFALPLSFPVKPGDQVVISIPDGAPLTAALAAYGLATVLLLAGAAVGSLLGGDGRADLYGLVGGVAGLALAWSINRALPRSRNWRHRLRMELAPEGACVQSLQTLR; this is encoded by the coding sequence ATGCAGGCGCGCGCGCGCATCCTGCGGGTCGAGAACGATGTGGCCTGGCTCGAACTTGCGGATGTCGCCGGCGGATGCGGGCGTTGCGATGAACCGGGCGGCTGCCGCTCGATGCAGCTTGCCCATGCCTTCGGCGGAGCGGAGAAGGTCTTCGCCTTGCCGCTGAGCTTTCCGGTCAAGCCCGGCGATCAGGTCGTGATCAGCATTCCGGACGGAGCGCCGCTGACCGCGGCACTCGCGGCGTATGGGCTGGCCACCGTGCTGCTGCTGGCGGGGGCGGCGGTCGGCAGCCTGCTGGGCGGCGACGGGCGGGCGGATCTCTACGGCCTCGTCGGCGGGGTCGCGGGTCTTGCCCTGGCGTGGTCGATCAACAGGGCGCTCCCGCGCAGCCGCAACTGGCGGCATCGCCTGCGCATGGAACTCGCGCCCGAGGGCGCATGCGTGCAATCACTTCAAACCCTTCGATGA
- a CDS encoding DegQ family serine endoprotease has translation MISSLTARRVPASAYLIALVGLLWACVIASAAHAATVTLPDFTELAERQGRAVVNISASQARRTPARQPFQIPELDESDPMFDFFRKFIPRTPEYPGPDPDDQSLGSGFIISADGYILTNAHVVEEADEIKVRLADKREFDAVVIGADARSDVALIRIEASGLPHVVLGNPEALKVGEWVLAIGSPFGFEQSVTAGIVSAMGRSLPDENFVPFIQTDVAINPGNSGGPLFNLRGEVIGINSQIYSRTGGFMGLSFAIPIDVAMDVQQQLRIKGRVERGRIGVAIQEVTRDLADSFGLPRAAGALVSSVEADGPAAQAGIEQGDVIVRFNDRAVENSADLPRIVAAAQPGSRVAVEIYRGGAVRKLSVAVGEWQDPEAEPEASRAVGAAAASNRLGLELALPTPAQRRERGVERGLVVQRADGAAARAEIVPGDIVLAIVVGGRQLMLDKVEDFERIAVELAPGQQVTLLVRRADATSYVSLRAAK, from the coding sequence ATGATTTCCTCCCTGACGGCCCGGCGCGTGCCCGCGAGTGCTTACCTGATCGCCCTGGTCGGCTTGCTGTGGGCATGCGTGATCGCGTCCGCTGCCCATGCCGCCACGGTGACGCTCCCCGACTTCACCGAGCTGGCCGAGCGTCAGGGAAGGGCGGTGGTGAACATCAGCGCCTCCCAGGCGCGCCGGACACCGGCGCGGCAACCGTTCCAGATTCCGGAGCTGGACGAGTCGGACCCGATGTTCGACTTCTTCCGCAAGTTCATCCCGCGCACCCCCGAGTATCCGGGGCCGGATCCGGATGACCAGTCGCTGGGTTCGGGCTTCATCATCAGCGCGGACGGCTACATCCTGACCAATGCGCACGTGGTCGAGGAGGCTGACGAGATCAAGGTCCGCCTGGCCGACAAGCGCGAGTTCGACGCGGTGGTGATCGGTGCCGACGCGCGCAGCGACGTCGCCCTGATCCGCATCGAGGCCAGCGGGCTGCCGCATGTCGTGCTGGGCAATCCCGAGGCGCTGAAGGTGGGCGAATGGGTGCTGGCGATCGGTTCGCCCTTCGGCTTCGAGCAATCGGTGACGGCAGGCATCGTCAGCGCCATGGGGCGCAGTCTCCCGGACGAGAATTTCGTACCATTCATCCAGACCGATGTCGCCATCAATCCGGGCAACTCGGGCGGGCCGCTGTTCAACCTGCGGGGCGAGGTGATCGGCATCAACTCGCAGATCTACAGTCGCACCGGCGGATTCATGGGGCTGTCGTTCGCGATCCCGATCGACGTCGCGATGGACGTGCAGCAGCAGTTGCGCATCAAGGGCCGGGTCGAGCGCGGCCGGATCGGCGTCGCGATCCAGGAGGTCACGCGCGACCTCGCCGACAGCTTCGGCCTGCCGCGCGCGGCGGGGGCGCTGGTGAGTTCGGTCGAGGCCGACGGTCCGGCGGCGCAGGCGGGCATCGAGCAGGGCGACGTGATCGTGCGCTTCAACGACCGTGCGGTGGAGAATTCCGCCGACCTGCCGCGCATCGTCGCCGCCGCGCAGCCGGGCTCCCGGGTCGCGGTGGAGATCTACCGCGGCGGCGCAGTACGCAAGCTGAGCGTAGCCGTCGGCGAGTGGCAGGATCCGGAGGCCGAACCGGAGGCGAGCCGCGCGGTCGGTGCCGCCGCAGCATCGAACCGGCTGGGCCTGGAACTCGCGCTGCCCACCCCGGCGCAGCGCCGGGAGCGCGGCGTCGAGCGCGGCCTGGTGGTGCAGCGTGCCGATGGCGCCGCCGCTCGCGCCGAGATCGTGCCGGGCGACATCGTGCTGGCGATTGTGGTCGGTGGCCGGCAGCTCATGCTCGACAAGGTCGAGGATTTCGAGCGCATCGCTGTGGAGCTCGCGCCGGGACAACAGGTGACGCTGCTGGTCCGCCGTGCCGATGCCACGTCCTACGTCAGCTTGCGGGCGGCCAAGTGA
- a CDS encoding glutaredoxin family protein, translated as MSGKTTSDGTRAKCEAGAGKRFTVMSREWCHLCHDLVEALQPIAAEHGWEIEVVDVDLHPELEARWDELVPVLLHGDQELCHYHLDEAAVRAYCSGFPLESRA; from the coding sequence ATGAGCGGCAAGACGACGAGCGACGGAACGCGCGCGAAGTGCGAAGCCGGTGCCGGAAAGCGCTTCACGGTGATGAGCCGGGAGTGGTGCCACCTGTGCCACGACCTGGTCGAGGCGCTGCAGCCGATCGCCGCCGAACACGGCTGGGAGATCGAGGTCGTCGATGTCGACCTGCATCCCGAGCTGGAAGCGCGCTGGGACGAACTGGTGCCCGTGCTGCTGCATGGCGATCAGGAACTATGCCACTACCACCTCGACGAAGCGGCCGTGCGCGCTTATTGCAGTGGTTTTCCGCTAGAATCACGGGCTTGA
- the lepA gene encoding translation elongation factor 4: protein MNHIRNFSIIAHIDHGKSTLADRLIHFCGGLSEREMEEQVLDSMDIERERGITIKAQTAALHYKAKDGQVYNLNLIDTPGHVDFSYEVSRSLAACEGALLVVDASQGVEAQTVANCYTALDLDVEVVPVLNKIDLPAADPDNARGEIEDVIGVDASEAILCSAKTGLGVEDVLEAIVARIPPPKGEPEGPLKALIIDSWFDNYVGVVMLVRVVDGVLKPKDRILLMSNGLQYPCDQVGVFTPRSVAREQLRAGEVGFIIAGIKEIEAAKVGDTVTLANRPAAEALPGFKEIKPQVFAGLYPVESSEYDQLRDSLEKLRLNDASLQFEPEVSQALGFGFRCGFLGLLHMDIVQERLEREFDMDLITTAPTVVYEVVLNDGSIIRIENPAKLPDPGKYQEIREPIITATIFLPQDYVGPVITLCNQKRGSQIDMRYHGRQVQLIYELPMNEVVMDFFDKLKSVSRGYASLDYDFKEYRTADLVKLDLMVGGEKVDALSVIVHRASAQYRGRELASKLRGLIPRQMFDVPVQAAIGAHIIARETIKALRKNVLAKCYGGDISRKKKLLEKQKEGKKRMKQVGNVEIPQEAFLAVLRTDEGK from the coding sequence ATGAATCACATCCGAAACTTCTCCATCATTGCCCACATCGACCACGGTAAATCGACCCTGGCCGACCGACTCATCCACTTCTGCGGCGGCCTGTCCGAGCGCGAGATGGAGGAGCAGGTGCTCGACTCGATGGACATCGAGCGCGAGCGCGGCATCACGATCAAGGCGCAGACCGCGGCCCTGCACTACAAGGCGAAGGATGGGCAGGTCTACAACCTGAACCTGATCGACACCCCGGGACACGTCGACTTCTCCTACGAGGTCAGCCGCTCGCTGGCCGCCTGCGAGGGCGCGCTGCTGGTGGTCGACGCCTCGCAGGGCGTCGAGGCGCAGACCGTGGCCAACTGCTACACCGCGCTCGACCTCGACGTCGAGGTGGTGCCGGTGCTGAACAAGATCGACCTGCCTGCAGCCGACCCCGACAACGCCCGTGGCGAGATCGAGGACGTGATCGGCGTCGATGCCTCCGAGGCCATCCTGTGCTCGGCCAAGACCGGCCTGGGCGTCGAGGACGTGCTCGAGGCCATCGTTGCCCGTATCCCGCCGCCCAAGGGCGAGCCCGAAGGGCCGCTGAAGGCGCTGATCATCGACTCGTGGTTCGACAACTACGTCGGCGTGGTGATGCTGGTGCGCGTGGTCGATGGGGTGCTCAAGCCCAAGGACCGCATCCTGCTGATGTCGAACGGCCTGCAGTATCCGTGCGACCAGGTCGGTGTGTTCACGCCGCGCTCGGTGGCGCGCGAGCAACTGCGTGCGGGCGAGGTGGGCTTCATCATCGCCGGCATCAAGGAAATCGAAGCCGCCAAGGTGGGCGACACGGTGACGCTCGCCAACCGCCCCGCGGCCGAGGCGCTGCCTGGCTTCAAGGAAATCAAGCCGCAGGTGTTCGCCGGCCTGTATCCGGTCGAATCCTCCGAGTACGACCAGCTCCGCGACTCGCTCGAGAAGCTGCGCCTGAACGACGCCTCGCTGCAGTTCGAGCCGGAAGTCTCGCAGGCGCTGGGCTTCGGCTTCCGCTGCGGCTTCCTCGGCCTGCTTCACATGGACATCGTGCAGGAGCGCCTGGAGCGCGAGTTCGACATGGACCTGATCACCACCGCGCCGACGGTGGTGTACGAGGTCGTGCTCAACGACGGCTCGATCATCCGCATCGAGAACCCGGCCAAGCTGCCCGACCCCGGCAAGTACCAGGAGATCCGCGAGCCGATCATCACCGCGACCATCTTCCTGCCGCAGGACTATGTCGGCCCGGTGATCACGCTGTGCAACCAGAAGCGTGGCAGCCAGATCGACATGCGCTACCACGGCCGCCAGGTGCAGCTGATCTACGAGCTGCCGATGAACGAAGTGGTGATGGACTTCTTCGACAAGCTCAAGTCGGTGTCCCGCGGCTATGCCTCGCTGGACTACGACTTCAAGGAATACCGCACGGCCGATCTGGTCAAGCTCGACCTGATGGTGGGCGGCGAGAAGGTCGATGCGCTGTCGGTGATCGTGCACCGCGCCAGCGCGCAGTACCGCGGCCGCGAGCTGGCGAGCAAACTGCGCGGGCTGATCCCGCGCCAGATGTTCGACGTGCCGGTGCAGGCGGCGATCGGTGCGCACATCATCGCCCGCGAGACGATCAAGGCGCTGCGCAAGAACGTGCTCGCCAAGTGCTACGGCGGCGACATCTCGCGCAAGAAGAAGCTGCTCGAGAAGCAGAAGGAAGGCAAGAAGCGCATGAAGCAGGTCGGCAACGTCGAGATCCCGCAGGAAGCCTTCCTCGCCGTGCTGCGCACCGACGAAGGCAAGTGA
- the lepB gene encoding signal peptidase I, with the protein MNFALTLFLLLIATGVLWFYDRFHARKLRPAGAPSPWWVEYGASFFPVILIVFGLRSFVVEPFKIPSGSMIPTLLVGDFILVNKWTYGIRLPVINAKIIDVNDPQRGDVMVFRYPADPSMDYIKRVVGLPGDRVEYIDKRLTINGQSVPIAEAGTYLHPDRLYYSPQFTEKLGEVEHSVLIERDAPAFVPQVLNFPQRENCTYTHSGVSCTVPDGHYFVLGDNRDASSDSRVWGFVPEENIVGRAFFIWFNFGDMKRIGGFH; encoded by the coding sequence ATGAATTTCGCCCTGACCCTGTTCCTGCTGCTGATCGCCACCGGCGTGCTGTGGTTCTACGACCGCTTTCACGCGCGCAAGCTGCGCCCGGCCGGTGCGCCCAGTCCGTGGTGGGTGGAGTACGGCGCGAGCTTCTTTCCGGTCATCCTGATCGTGTTCGGCCTGCGCTCCTTCGTCGTCGAGCCGTTCAAGATCCCCTCCGGCTCGATGATCCCGACCCTGCTCGTGGGCGACTTCATCCTGGTCAACAAGTGGACCTACGGCATCCGCCTGCCGGTGATCAACGCCAAGATCATCGACGTCAATGACCCCCAGCGCGGCGACGTGATGGTGTTCCGCTACCCGGCGGACCCGTCGATGGACTACATCAAGCGCGTGGTCGGCCTGCCGGGTGATCGCGTCGAGTACATCGACAAGCGCCTCACCATCAACGGCCAGTCGGTGCCGATCGCGGAAGCGGGCACCTACCTGCACCCCGACCGCCTGTATTACTCGCCGCAATTCACCGAGAAGCTCGGCGAGGTCGAGCACTCGGTGCTGATCGAGCGCGACGCGCCGGCCTTCGTGCCGCAGGTGCTGAATTTCCCCCAGCGTGAAAACTGCACTTACACCCACTCCGGCGTGAGCTGTACGGTGCCCGACGGGCATTACTTCGTCCTCGGCGACAATCGCGACGCGAGCAGCGACAGCCGGGTGTGGGGATTCGTGCCCGAAGAGAACATCGTCGGTCGCGCCTTCTTCATCTGGTTCAACTTCGGCGACATGAAGCGGATCGGCGGCTTTCACTGA
- a CDS encoding DUF4845 domain-containing protein produces MRIKSQRGLSLLGVLVVGALAAFVLVVGFRTVPVINEYMSVKRIIGILAEEADNGTPVLELRRSFDRRGQIDDVSSVKGADLVIDRTGTRTVIEVEYSRSVPLIANVSLLFDLHPSTEQR; encoded by the coding sequence ATGCGCATCAAATCCCAACGCGGCCTGAGCCTGCTCGGCGTACTCGTCGTCGGCGCCCTGGCGGCATTCGTGCTGGTCGTCGGTTTTCGGACCGTGCCGGTGATCAACGAATACATGTCGGTCAAGCGCATCATCGGCATCCTGGCCGAAGAGGCGGACAACGGGACCCCGGTGCTGGAGCTGCGCCGCAGCTTCGATCGCCGCGGTCAGATCGACGACGTCTCGAGCGTGAAGGGGGCGGATCTGGTCATCGACCGCACGGGCACGCGGACGGTGATCGAGGTCGAGTACAGCCGCAGCGTGCCACTGATCGCCAACGTCAGCCTGCTCTTCGACCTGCACCCGAGCACCGAGCAACGCTGA